From Pectinophora gossypiella chromosome 16, ilPecGoss1.1, whole genome shotgun sequence, one genomic window encodes:
- the LOC126373851 gene encoding uncharacterized protein LOC126373851: MTTPCTCTEGVLVGIGNPLLDISANVEPELLTKYGLEPDGAIMAGKKHMPLYKELMKTYEVEFIAGGSVQNSLRAAQWILNKPKLTTYFGCVGDDDYAKILKDRAEAEGVNVMYQVTEEAPTGTCAVLVTGLHRSLCANLAAAQKFTPDHLAKEECKKAIETAKFFYASGFFVAVSPESIMQLAQHAHDNGHFFIMNLSAPFVAEFYKDQLEKLLPYVDVLFGNTVEWEGFAKQFGVEYTQVREIGLWAARYNKLNVLRKRVIVITQSANPVILVEDGAIEHIIVKKLDKKDIVDTNGAGDAFVGGFLSQMVLGKPYRTCVECGVYTARHVIQHSGCSFTGKSDFKESS, translated from the exons ATGACTACTCCTTGCACTTG TACCGAAGGTGTGCTTGTGGGCATTGGGAACCCTCTGCTGGACATCTCAGCGAATGTAGAGCCAGAATTACTAACGAAATATGGATTGGAACCAGATGGTGCCATCATGGCTGGAAAGAAACATATGCCTTTGTATAAGGAGCTTATGAAGAC GTATGAGGTCGAGTTCATAGCGGGTGGCAGCGTGCAGAACTCTCTCCGGGCCGCGCAGTGGATCCTGAACAAGCCCAAACTGACGACATACTTCGGATGCGTCGGCGACGATGACTACGCCAAGATACTCAAGGACAGAGCCGA AGCAGAAGGCGTGAACGTGATGTACCAAGTGACTGAAGAGGCTCCGACGGGGACTTGTGCCGTGCTGGTGACGGGCCTCCACCGGTCGCTGTGTGCCAACCTGGCCGCCGCGCAGAAGTTCACGCCCGACCACCTCGCTAAGGAGGAGTGCAAGAAGGCAATCGAAACCGCCAAGTTCTTCTACGCTTCT GGTTTCTTCGTAGCGGTATCCCCTGAGTCCATCATGCAGCTGGCGCAGCACGCGCACGACAACGGCCACTTCTTCATCATGAACCTGAGCGCGCCGTTCGTCGCAGAGTTCTATAAGGACCAGCTCGAGAAACTGTTGCCGTATGTCGACGTGCTGTTTGGAAACACTGTG GAATGGGAAGGCTTCGCCAAACAATTTGGCGTGGAATACACCCAGGTTAGAGAAATCGGCCTTTGGGCTGCCCGGTACAACAAGCTCAACGTTTTAAGGAAACGAGTGATTGTCATCACTCAGAGCGCCAACCCGGTTATTCTCGTTGAGGACGGCGCAATAGAACACATCATTGTCAAGAAGCTAGACAAGAAGGATATTGTCGACACGAACGGCGCCGGAGACGCCTTCGTAGGCGGTTTCTTAAGTCAAATGGTGCTCGGTAAGCCGTACAGGACGTGTGTCGAATGCGGTGTGTATACCGCGAGACATGTCATACAACATTCGGGGTGCAGTTTCACTGGTAAAAGCGACTTCAAGGAAAGCAGTTAA
- the LOC126373802 gene encoding heat shock protein 60A-like has product MLRLPRVVRQTAALHKFHQNSRFYAKDVRFGADVRALMLQGVDVLADAVAVTMGPKGRNVILEQSWGSPKITKDGVTVAKGVELKDKFQNIGAKLVQNVANNTNEEAGDGTTTATVLARAIAKEGFEKISKGANPIEIRRGVMLAVDAVKDKLKNMSKPVTTPEEIAQVATISANGDKAIGQLISDAMKRVGRDGVITVKDGKTLNDDLEVIEGMKFDRGYISPYFINSSKGAKVEFQDALVLFSEKKISNVQTIIPALEMANQQRKPLVIIAEDVDGEALSTLVVNRLKIGLQVAAVKAPGFGDNRKATLSDMAIATGGVVFGDDANLIKLEDVQLSDLGQVGEVVITKDDTLLLKGKGKKADIDRRAEQLRDQIQETTSEYEKEKLQERLARLASGVAVLHVGGSSEVEVNEKKDRVNDALNATRAAVEEGIVPGGGSALLRCIPILEGLSTSNTDQATGVEIVKKALRMPCMTIARNAGIDGSVVVAKVEDLGPEFGYDALNNEYVNMIEKGIIDPTKVVRTALTDASGVASLLTTAEAVICDIPQEKEANPMAGMGGGMGGMGGMGGMM; this is encoded by the coding sequence ATGCTGCGCTTACCTCGTGTTGTTCGTCAAACTGCTGCGCTGCACAAATTCCATCAAAATTCAAGATTTTACGCCAAAGATGTGAGGTTTGGAGCTGATGTAAGAGCACTCATGCTGCAAGGTGTGGATGTCTTAGCAGACGCCGTAGCCGTCACAATGGGCCCCAAAGGAAGAAACGTCATTTTGGAGCAATCCTGGGGCTCTCCAAAGATAACAAAAGATGGTGTGACAGTTGCCAAGGGAGTAGAATTGAAGGACAAATTCCAGAATATTGGTGCTAAACTCGTGCAGAATGTTGCAAACAACACTAACGAAGAAGCCGGCGACGGCACCACGACCGCAACAGTACTCGCACGAGCCATCGCCAAGGAAGGATTCGAAAAGATCTCGAAAGGTGCCAACCCGATCGAGATCAGAAGAGGCGTAATGCTCGCCGTGGACGCGGTGAAGGATAAACTAAAGAACATGTCGAAGCCCGTAACCACCCCCGAAGAGATCGCTCAGGTGGCAACTATCTCCGCCAACGGTGACAAAGCCATCGGCCAACTGATCTCCGACGCCATGAAGCGCGTCGGCCGCGACGGCGTCATAACCGTCAAGGACGGCAAGACCCTCAACGACGACCTGGAAGTGATTGAAGGTATGAAATTCGACAGAGGTTATATTTCACCATATTTCATCAACTCCTCTAAGGGAGCCAAAGTAGAGTTCCAAGATGCTCTTGTCCTGTTCTCTGAGAAGAAAATCAGCAATGTACAGACAATTATCCCTGCTCTGGAGATGGCCAACCAGCAGAGGAAGCCCTTAGTCATTATTGCTGAGGATGTTGATGGTGAGGCTCTGTCCACCCTAGTAGTCAACAGACTGAAAATTGGCCTCCAGGTAGCAGCGGTCAAAGCTCCTGGTTTTGGAGACAACCGCAAAGCCACCCTCAGTGACATGGCTATCGCCACCGGTGGTGTCGTCTTTGGAGATGATGCTAACCTTATCAAGCTAGAGGATGTTCAATTGTCAGATCTTGGACAGGTCGGGGAGGTTGTTATTACCAAAGATGACACCCTCTTGTTGAAAGGAAAGGGCAAGAAGGCTGATATTGACAGGAGGGCTGAGCAGCTTCGTGATCAAATCCAGGAGACTACCTCTGAGTATGAAAAGGAAAAACTTCAGGAACGCCTGGCGAGGTTGGCATCAGGTGTTGCTGTCCTACACGTTGGAGGCTCTAGCGAGGTTGAGGTTAATGAGAAGAAGGACCGTGTCAACGACGCTTTGAACGCGACTCGCGCGGCCGTAGAAGAGGGCATTGTCCCCGGAGGTGGCTCAGCCCTCCTCAGATGCATTCCAATTCTGGAGGGCCTCAGCACAAGCAACACTGACCAGGCTACAGGCGTCGAAATCGTTAAGAAAGCACTCCGCATGCCGTGCATGACGATCGCGCGCAACGCCGGCATCGATGGATCAGTGGTTGTTGCCAAAGTGGAGGACCTCGGCCCCGAGTTCGGTTATGATGCGCTCAACAACGAGTACGTGAACATGATCGAGAAGGGTATCATTGACCCCACGAAGGTGGTAAGGACGGCGCTGACGGACGCGAGTGGTGTGGCGTCCCTGCTCACGACAGCCGAGGCTGTAATCTGCGATATTCCACAGGAGAAGGAGGCCAACCCCATGGCGGGCATGGGCGGCGGTATGGGCGGCATGGGAGGCATGGGTGGTATGATGTAA
- the LOC126373767 gene encoding tyrosine-protein phosphatase non-receptor type 13-like yields MLRNCDEDSGRSSCSAASIGLSPIMDYHDMDSEPIQVKRRQKTQDTGTNTDLKVSMRPRSCTGLIKSPDECDPFPSCRLPRHHRKAVFNLFDTPRMGGLSNAHSTLEIACSTKIEESKIQTNAVSMAAITSDHKIHRQAPLGANFRRGKPVQRAASRLYKAESGFKGKECCTGPEFIVRASQPVKHLDLTLSAISDKRIINVVLLNGQRVEVLCDPSTITAGQLFEALVHSEKYEHNFMLGMAILIGGDFVFLPDDYKIKKVAPEGWYKTGSKKKIVEDVSITVFLRIKFFLPKNVATNIQGGEWRYRVYLQLRRATVEGQLTSTIQNLILLTGYALHIEFGEFSYREHGTADYFLLEHYLPESSITNDMADVKLRMKRAHESRRGLDKNKAMINFITLAQTFRDYGAHFYSAIWATRDGFCRDVWLSIGPRGITIYSRNNRVSEESTNTTNRIVLQSLPWHHIHTFYYNKKSLYIMPNSYSGLSKIGVKYKLKMLDNKSYFTFWLASLHHRLYLKLYAKDDFLNYLSEDLNCPLNPDGSPKKSECSNYQDSYNLAVRNPVRVRRPIRRRFKVDIFGDKKAQNKENEKPNTEELLRQILTPPPHDESLITSNVNSAGDSSNDGHSSSESCSIPRRHGVKMGTRVFSKSVLDNRYPPSPIKSPISCFRSDGDLATTHSDSDDLSSEQRQHCNVNSMKLLPERQYNQSLSPAPTAYVLESPKVYPEIFNYNATNNESVLNTSLFEKLDNMGCVQGERVFVTAALERDTMNALGLQVAEGSDGNVYIKSITSGSPADLCKKLTPGDQIISVNGQTLLNVKYDKALGMLQSAPQKVELIVLQNTSKNSILDLQYDNKKHEDTNIISNLASKVSIRDSVASALDLDLTDDELLNEEALKTIYALIKLTKEKVISRMKDKSSRQTTPVKCNLQKCFSENKVYEESDVGNCSSQESTPERRNAQKFNTWRGLGNIRPKRRPLSLSIPSGVDLPADFLNDNSALLKKSSLKSIQSSLDSLDKSVKSGSSKIVPLPRNFGLGRRWLGPVRYPVTPCKNSGAVEDSAISEDNIIRRHFIYGAGDSDEDQIFL; encoded by the coding sequence ATGCTGCGGAACTGCGACGAGGACTCGGGGCGCAGCTCCTGTTCAGCTGCCTCTATAGGCCTCAGCCCCATCATGGACTACCACGACATGGACTCTGAACCAATCCAAGTCAAAAGGAGACAGAAAACTCAAGACACAGGTACCAACACCGATTTAAAAGTCAGCATGCGCCCTAGAAGCTGCACAGGCCTCATCAAATCCCCTGATGAATGTGACCCGTTCCCCAGCTGCAGGCTTCCAAGGCATCATAGAAAAGCTGTGTTCAATTTATTTGACACACCCAGAATGGGAGGCCTGAGTAATGCCCACTCAACTTTAGAAATTGCCTGCAGTACTAAAATAGAAGAATCTAAGATTCAAACCAATGCAGTATCCATGGCTGCTATTACAAGTGACCATAAAATTCATCGACAAGCACCTTTGGGTGCAAACTTTAGAAGAGGAAAGCCTGTACAAAGAGCAGCTTCAAGACTGTACAAAGCCGAGTCAGGGTTTAAAGGTAAGGAGTGCTGCACCGGACCAGAGTTCATTGTGAGAGCTTCACAGCCTGTAAAACACTTGGATCTCACCCTCTCAGCTATCTCAGATAAGAGAATCATCAATGTGGTGTTGCTAAATGGGCAGAGAGTAGAAGTCCTTTGTGATCCCAGTACAATTACTGCTGGACAATTATTTGAAGCCCTGGTTCATAGTGAAAAATATGAACATAACTTTATGCTTGGGATGGCAATATTGATTGGTGGAGATTTTGTATTTTTGCCAGATGActacaaaataaagaaagttGCACCAGAAGGCTGGTATAAAACTGGAAGCAAGAAAAAAATTGTGGAAGATGTATCCATAACAGTATTTTTGAGGATAAAGTTTTTCTTGCCTAAAAATGTTGCCACTAATATACAAGGTGGAGAATGGAGGTACAGAGTATATCTGCAACTCAGGAGGGCCACAGTTGAAGGTCAGTTGACTTCTACAATCCAGAATCTCATATTATTAACCGGCTATGCTCTGCATATTGAATTTGGAGAGTTCTCTTATAGAGAACATGGAACTgccgattattttttattggagcATTATTTGCCAGAATCTTCTATTACAAATGATATGGCCGATGTAAAACTTCGTATGAAGAGAGCTCATGAATCTAGGCGTGGGTTAGACAAGAATAAAGCAATGATCAACTTCATAACTTTAGCCCAAACTTTTCGTGACTATGGAGCGCATTTTTACTCCGCTATTTGGGCTACGCGAGATGGATTTTGTAGAGACGTATGGTTATCTATTGGACCAAGAGGAATAACTATTTATTCCCGCAATAACCGTGTCTCTGAGGAGTCTACAAACACTACAAATCGCATAGTGTTGCAGAGTTTACCTTGGCATCATATACACACATTTTATTATAACAAGAAAAGCCTGTACATCATGCCTAATTCTTACTCAGGTTTGTCAAAGATTGGAGTTAAATATAAGTTAAAAATGCTAGACAACAAAAGTTACTTTACATTTTGGCTGGCTTCCTTGCATCACAGACTCTACTTGAAATTATATGCCAAGGATGACTTCCTCAATTACTTGTCTGAAGATCTAAACTGTCCATTAAATCCAGATGGAAGTCCAAAGAAATCTGAGTGTAGTAATTATCAGGATAGCTACAACTTGGCTGTAAGGAACCCAGTTCGCGTGAGAAGGCCTATTAGGAGGAGGTTCAAAGTGGACATTTTTGGTGACAAAAAAGCTCAAAACAAAGAGAACGAAAAACCTAACACTGAAGAACTACTTCGGCAGATATTGACTCCACCTCCTCACGATGAGAGTTTGATTACATCAAATGTAAATTCGGCTGGTGACTCCTCTAATGATGGGCATTCATCCTCCGAAAGTTGTAGTATTCCTAGAAGACATGGTGTTAAAATGGGAACAAGAGTGTTCAGTAAGTCGGTTTTAGACAACAGGTATCCACCATCCCCAATAAAAAGTCCCATCAGCTGTTTCAGGTCAGATGGTGACCTAGCCACTACCCATAGTGACTCTGATGATCTCAGTTCGGAGCAAAGACAACATTGCAATGTGAATAGTATGAAGTTGTTGCCAGAGAGGCAATACAACCAGAGTTTGTCCCCTGCGCCGACAGCCTACGTGTTAGAATCTCCTAAAGTGTATCcagaaatatttaattacaatGCAACTAACAATGAATCTGTTTTAAATACTTCTCTATTCGAAAAATTGGATAATATGGGATGTGTGCAGGGAGAAAGAGTATTTGTGACTGCTGCATTAGAAAGAGATACAATGAATGCTTTAGGACTTCAAGTAGCTGAAGGATCAGATGGGAATGTGTATATTAAATCAATTACTTCTGGAAGCCCTGCAGACTTGTGCAAGAAACTGACGCCAGGGGACCAAATTATATCTGTGAATGGGCAAACTTTACTCAATGTTAAGTACGACAAAGCTTTAGGGATGTTGCAATCGGCTCCACAGAAAGTAGAGCTTATAGTCTTgcaaaatacaagtaaaaactCAATTTTAGACCTTCAGTATGATAACAAGAAACATGAAGATACCAATATTATTTCTAATTTAGCAAGTAAAGTGAGTATACGAGATAGTGTCGCTAGTGCCTTAGATTTAGATTTAACTGATGATGAGCTGTTGAATGAGGAAGCATTGAAAACTATCTACGCGTTAATAAAATTAACGAAAGAAAAAGTTATTAGCAGAATGAAAGACAAGAGCAGCAGGCAAACAACCCCTGTTAAATGTAATTTACAGAAATGCTTTTCTGAAAACAAAGTTTATGAGGAGTCAGATGTAGGGAACTGCTCATCTCAAGAAAGTACTCCCGAAAGAAGGAATGCCCAAAAGTTCAACACTTGGCGCGGTTTGGGGAACATTCGACCAAAACGGCGACCTCTGAGTCTAAGTATACCGTCAGGCGTCGACTTGCCCGCGGACTTTTTGAACGACAACAGCGCTTTGTTAAAGAAGTCTTCTCTTAAATCGATCCAGTCGTCGCTAGACAGTTTGGACAAATCAGTGAAGAGTGGGTCGTCAAAAATTGTTCCGTTGCCTCGGAACTTTGGTTTAGGACGGCGGTGGCTCGGACCAGTGAGGTACCCAGTCACTCCTTGTAAAAATAGCGGTGCTGTTGAGGACAGTGCAATCTCAGAAGATAATATTATCCGAAGACATTTTATTTACGGTGCTGGAGATTCAGATGAGgatcaaatatttttgtaa
- the LOC126373881 gene encoding vesicle transport through interaction with t-SNAREs homolog 1A, which produces MATLIQSYEQQYSVLTADITAKIGRLKIATEENRDQLSKEIQSNFEEANDLLEQLELECRGSGAGSRVEAYRAELKRVRDEYRSVLTNSATYNMDTEESFDDWGGANEQRQKLLDNTERLERTGKTLTEGYRVVLETEQIGAAVLQDLSGQRETLQRSRGRLRETDEQLNRSSRLINSMMVRALQDRFILVMVFLVVGVLLCLGLYFYVT; this is translated from the exons atgGCTACATTGATCCAATCTTATGAGCAACAGTACTCTGTTCTTACAGCTGATATTACAGCTAAAATAGGACGTTTGAAAATAGCTACTGAAG AAAACCGAGATCAACTTTCAAAAGAAATTCAGTCAAATTTTGAGGAGGCCAATGACTTG ttgGAGCAACTGGAGCTGGAATGCCGTGGGTCGGGCGCCGGGTCGCGGGTGGAGGCCTACCGCGCCGAGCTGAAGCGGGTGCGCGACGAGTACCGCTCTGTACTCACTAACAGTGCCACGT ATAACATGGACACAGAAGAGTCATTCGACGACTGGGGTGGCGCCAACGAGCAGCGACAGAAGCTTCTAGACAACACGGAGCGTTTGGAGCGCACTGGCAAGACCCTCACTGAGGGGTATCGTGTGGTGTTGGAGACTGAGCAGATag GCGCCGCTGTGCTGCAAGACCTCAGTGGACAGAGAGAAACCTTACAGCGCTCCAGAGGACGG CTCCGCGAAACAGACGAGCAACTGAACAGATCATCGCGTCTCATCAACTCGATGATGGTGCGCGCGCTGCAGGACAGGTTCATCCTCGTGATGGTGTTCCTGGTGGTGGGGGTGTTGTTGTGTTTGGGGCTCTACTTCTACGTCACATAG